CGACGACGGAGGTGACCCCATGACCACCCGTCGGGAGCCGGCGACGGCGGTGGAACGGCCCGTGCTGCCGGCCGGCGCGGCGTGCCTCGAGGGAGGCGATCGGCTCCCTGCCGGCGCGCGGATCGCCGTCGTCGTGTCGCGTTACAACGACGCCGTCACCCACGGGCTCCTCGCTGGCGCCGTCTCCACGTTGGGGAAGGCGGGGCTCGCCCCCGACCGCCTCACCGTCGCCTGGGTGCCGGGGGCGTTCGAGCTGCCGCTGGCCGCCGATCGGCTCGCCGCCACCGGCCGCTTCGCCGCGGTCATCTGCCTGGGTGCGATCATCCGTGGCGAGACCTCTCACGACCAGCACATCGCATCCGCCGTGGCCCGTGGCATCGAAGAGGCGGCACGGGCGCGGGGGGTGCCGATCGTGTTCGGCGTCCTGACCTGCAACGACCTCGATCAGGCGTTCGCCCGCGCCGGCGCGGGGAATGGCGGGGGCAACAAGGGCACCGAGGCGGCCGTCGCGGCGGTGGAGATGGTCGCGCTCCTGGCCCGGTTCGATTCCCGGGAGGGCTGAGATGGCGTCGCCGAACCGCCGCCGGGCCCGCGAAGTCGCCCTCCAGGCGCTGTACCTGCGCGACCTCAATCCCGAGCAGGAGCCGGAGCTGGTGGCCGGCTTCCTCCGTGGCAGGCTCCGCGCCCCCGGGCTGGTGGATTTCGCGCAGCGGCTCGTCGACGGCGTCACCGCGCGGCGCGACGAGATCGACCGAACGCTCGAGGCCGCTGCCGAGCGCTGGCGCGTGGCGCGGATGGCGGCCACCGATCGCGCGATCCTCCGCATCGCCGTCCATGAAATGCTCCACAGCGACATCCCCG
This is a stretch of genomic DNA from Planctomycetota bacterium. It encodes these proteins:
- the nusB gene encoding transcription antitermination factor NusB, with product MASPNRRRAREVALQALYLRDLNPEQEPELVAGFLRGRLRAPGLVDFAQRLVDGVTARRDEIDRTLEAAAERWRVARMAATDRAILRIAVHEMLHSDIPGPVAVDEAIELARRYGSVDSPRFVAGVLGRVLADRSGAPAPA
- a CDS encoding 6,7-dimethyl-8-ribityllumazine synthase, with the protein product MTTRREPATAVERPVLPAGAACLEGGDRLPAGARIAVVVSRYNDAVTHGLLAGAVSTLGKAGLAPDRLTVAWVPGAFELPLAADRLAATGRFAAVICLGAIIRGETSHDQHIASAVARGIEEAARARGVPIVFGVLTCNDLDQAFARAGAGNGGGNKGTEAAVAAVEMVALLARFDSREG